One region of Brachybacterium saurashtrense genomic DNA includes:
- a CDS encoding 2Fe-2S iron-sulfur cluster-binding protein, whose protein sequence is MSLFGEPFTAKCLKSGITVEVEEGQSLLQALLDAGVPMDYSCEGGVCGTCVVPLVSGEVEHMDEFLMDDEQEDQMITCVSRGEGEIEIDV, encoded by the coding sequence ATGTCGCTGTTCGGAGAGCCCTTCACCGCCAAGTGCCTGAAGTCGGGCATCACGGTCGAGGTCGAGGAGGGCCAATCCCTCCTCCAGGCTCTGCTCGACGCCGGCGTCCCCATGGACTACTCCTGCGAGGGCGGCGTGTGCGGCACCTGCGTGGTGCCGCTGGTCTCCGGCGAGGTGGAGCACATGGACGAGTTCCTGATGGACGACGAGCAGGAGGATCAGATGATCACCTGCGTCTCCCGCGGTGAGGGCGAGATCGAGATCGACGTCTGA